The following are encoded together in the Raphanus sativus cultivar WK10039 unplaced genomic scaffold, ASM80110v3 Scaffold2182, whole genome shotgun sequence genome:
- the LOC108839746 gene encoding phospho-2-dehydro-3-deoxyheptonate aldolase 2, chloroplastic — MVTTLNVSSSPLPTKSFLPYRPPPRRPITFSPVFAVRSTDPDKSSQSASRPAKWSLDSWKSMKALQLPEYPDQKDLDSVLETLSSYPPIVFAGEARKLEEKLGQAAMGQAFMLQGGDCAESFKEFNADNIRDTFRVLLQMGVVLMFGGQMPVIKVGRMAGQFAKPRSDPFEEKDGVKLPSYRGDNINGDAFDEKSRIPDPHRMERAYTQSVATLNLLRAFATGGYAAMQRVSQWNLDFSQHSEQGDRYRELANRVDEALGFMGAAGLTNAHPIMTTTDFWTSHECLLLPYEQALTREDSTSGLYYDCSAHMVWVGERTRQLDGAHVEFLRGIANPLGIKVSDKMVPSELVKLIEILNPQNKPGRITVIVRMGAENMRVKLPHLIRAVRGAGQIVTWVSDPMHGNTIMAPSGLKTRSFDAIRAELRAFFDVHDQEGSFPGGVHLEMTGQNVTECVGGSRTITYNDLSSRYHTHCDPRLNASQSLELAFIIAERLRKRRLGSGNLLSSIGF; from the exons ATGGTGACGACTCTCaacgtttcttcttctcctctcccAACCAAATCGTTCCTACCTTACCGCCCCCCTCCTCGCCGTCCGATCACCTTCTCCCCCGTCTTCGCCGTCCGCTCCACCGACCCCGATAAATCTTCTCAATCAGCCTCCCGTCCCGCTAAATGGAGCTTGGACAGCTGGAAATCGATGAAAGCTTTGCAATTGCCGGAGTATCCGGACCAGAAGGATCTCGACTCTGTTCTGGAGACGCTTTCCTCTTACCCTCCCATCGTCTTCGCCGGAGAGGCGAGGAAACTCGAGGAGAAGCTTGGCCAAGCCGCCATGGGTCAGGCCTTTATGCTCCAAGGGGGTGATTGCGCTGAGAGTTTCAAGGAGTTCAACGCTGATAACATTAGGGATACTTTTAGGGTTCTTCTTCAGATGGGTGTTGTTCTCATGTTCGGTGGTCAGATGCCTGTTATAAAG GTGGGGAGAATGGCGGGTCAGTTTGCGAAGCCGAGATCAGACCCGTTTGAGGAGAAAGATGGGGTGAAGCTGCCGAGTTACAGAGGAGATAACATAAACGGTGATGCTTTCGATGAGAAGTCTAGGATACCTGATCCGCACAGGATGGAAAGAGCGTACACACAATCTGTAGCTACGTTGAATCTCTTGAGAGCATTTGCTACTGGTGGTTATGCGGCAATGCAGAGAGTTAGCCAGTGGAATCTTGATTTCAGCCAACATAGTGAACAGGGCGACAG GTACCGTGAATTGGCTAATAGAGTTGATGAGGCTTTAGGATTCATGGGTGCAGCTGGGCTTACGAACGCACACCCGATCATGACCACTACTGATTTTTGGACATCCCATGAGTGCTTGCTGCTGCCTTATGAGCAAGCACTCACGAGAGAAGACTCGACGTCTGGACTTTACTATGACTGCTCTGCGCACATGGTTTGGGTTGGGGAACGAACTCGCCAACTCGATGGTGCTCATGTTGAGTTCTTGAGGGGAATCGCTAACCCCCTTGGGATCAAG GTGAGTGATAAGATGGTTCCAAGTGAACTGGTGAAGCTGATAGAGATACTAAACCCACAGAACAAGCCTGGAAGGATAACGGTTATAGTGAGAATGGGAGCTGAGAATATGAGGGTGAAGCTTCCTCATTTGATCAGGGCAGTACGTGGAGCTGGTCAGATTGTGACTTGGGTTAGTGATCCAATGCACGGGAACACCATCATGGCTCCAAGTGGGCTAAAGACTCGTTCTTTCGATGCAATCAGG GCGGAGTTGAGAGCGTTCTTCGACGTGCATGATCAAGAAGGTAGCTTCCCTGGTGGGGTTCATCTAGAGATGACGGGTCAAAACGTGACAGAATGTGTTGGAGGGTCACGCACCATCACTTACAACGATCTGAGCTCACGTTACCATACACACTGTGACCCGAGGCTCAACGCTTCTCAGTCTCTGGAGCTTGCCTTCATTATCGCAGAGCGTCTGCGTAAGAGAAGGCTCGGTTCCGGGAACCTTCTGTCTTCTATTGGATTCTAG